A genomic stretch from Canis lupus baileyi chromosome 3, mCanLup2.hap1, whole genome shotgun sequence includes:
- the ACADVL gene encoding very long-chain specific acyl-CoA dehydrogenase, mitochondrial has protein sequence MQAARMAPSVGRQLRRLGVGSSRPSALLGQPLPGPACRPYASGAAQAVLEKSDSHSSEAPTREKQAKAESKSFAAGMFKGQLTTDQVFPYPSVLSEEQTQFLKELVGPVSRFFEEVNDPAKNDTLEKVEETTLQGLKELGAFGLQVPSELGGVGLCNTQYARLVEIVGTHDLGVGITLGAHQSIGFKGILLFGTKAQKEKYLPKLASGESIAAFCLTEPSSGSDAASIRSSAVPSPCGKYYTLNGSKIWISNGGLADVFTVFAKTPVTDAATGAVKEKITAFVVERSFGGVTHGPPEKKMGIKASNTAEVYFDSVRVPAENVLGEVGSGFKVAMHILNNGRFGMAAALAGTMRGIIAKAVDHAANRTQFGEKIHNFGLIQEKLARMAMLQYVTESMAYMVSANMDQGSTDFQIEAAISKIFGSEAAWKVTDECIQILGGMGFMKEPGVERVLRDLRIFRIFEGTNDILRLFVALQGCMDKGKELSGLGNALKNPFGNAGLLLGEAGKQLRRRAGLGSGLSLSGIIHQELNRSGELTVQALEQFATVVEAKLIKHKKGIVNEQFVLQRLADSAIDLYAMVVVLSRASRSLSEGHPTAQHEKMLCDSWCIEAAARVRETMAALQSDPQQQELFRNFKSISKALVERGGMVTSNPLGF, from the exons ATGCAGGCGGCACGGATGGCCCCGAGCGTGGGGCGGCAGCTGCGGAGGCTGGGGGTCGGAAG CTCGCGGCCCAGCGCGCTCCTGGGGCAGCCCCTGCCCGGTCCGGCCTGCCGACCCTATGCCAGTGGGGCCGCTCAG GCGGTTCTGGAGAAGTCAGATTCCCACTCCTCTGAGGCTCCgaccagagagaagcaggccaaGGCG GAATCCAAGTCCTTTGCTGCGGGGATGTTCAAGGGTCAGCTCACCACCGATCAGGTGTTCCCTTACCCATCTG TACTCAGTGAGGAGCAGACCCAGTTTCTCAAAGAACTGGTGGGGCCTGTGTCCCGTTTCTTTGAG GAAGTGAACGATCCTGCCAAGAATGACACGTTGGAGAAGGTGGAGGAGACCACACTGCAAGGCCTCAAGGAGCTGGGGGCCTTTGGTCTGCAAGTACCCAGCGAGCTGGGTGGTGTGGGCCTCTGTAACACCCAG TACGCCCGCTTGGTGGAGATTGTGGGCACGCATGACCTTGGTGTGGGCATCACCCTGGGAGCCCATCAGAGCATCGGCTTCAAAGGCATCCTGCTCTTTGGAACAAAGgcccagaaagaaaaatacctccCCAAACTGGCATCTG GGGAGAGCATAGCTGCTTTCTGTCTAACGGAGCCCTCCAGTGGGTCAGATGCAGCCTCCATCCGATCATCAGCTGTGCCCAGCCCCTGTGGAAAATACTATACCCTCAATGGAAGCAAGATCTGGATCAG TAATGGGGGCCTGGCAGATGTCTTCACGGTCTTTGCCAAGACACCAGTTACAGATGCAGCCACAGGGGCTGTGAAAGAGAAGATCACAGCTTTTGTGGTGGAGAGGAGCTTTGGAGGTGTTACCCA CGGGCCCCCTGAAAAGAAGATGGGCATCAAAGCCTCCAACACGGCAGAGGTGTACTTTGACAGTGTGCGGGTGCCAGCAGAGAACGTGcttggggaggtggggagtggcTTCAAGGTCGCCATGCACATCCTCAACAACGGAAGGTTCGGTATGGCCGCAGCCCTTGCGGGCACCATGAGGGGCATCATTGCAAAGGCG GTGGATCATGCTGCTAATCGTACCCAGTTTGGGGAGAAAATTCACAACTTTGGGCTGATTCAAGAGAAGCTGGCCCGGATGGCGATGCTGCAGTATGTGACTGAG TCCATGGCTTACATGGTGAGCGCCAACATGGACCAGGGATCCACAGACTTCCAGATTGAGGCCGCCATCAGTAAAATCTTTGGCTCG GAGGCGGCCTGGAAGGTGACCGATGAGTGCATCCAGATATTGGGCGGCATGGGCTTCATGAAG GAGCCTGGAGTGGAGCGTGTTCTCCGAGATCTTCGCATTTTCCGGATCTTTGAGGGGACAAACGACATCCTCCGGCTGTTTGTGGCTCTGCAGGGCTGTATG GACAAAGGAAAGGAACTTTCTGGACTGGGCAATGCCCTCAAGAATCCCTTCGGGAATGCCGGTCTCCTGCTAGGAGAGGCAGGCAAACAGCTGAGGAG GCGGGCAGGGTTGGGCAGCGGCCTGAGTCTCAGCGGCATCATCCACCAGGAGCTGAACCGGAGCGGCGAGCTG ACCGTGCAGGCTCTGGAGCAGTTTGCCACTGTGGTGGAGGCCAAGCTGATAAAACACAAGAAGGGGATTGTCA ATGAACAGTTCGTGCTGCAGCGCCTGGCAGACAGTGCCATTGACCTCTACGCCATGGTGGTAGTtctgtccag GGCCTCCAGATCCCTGAGCGAGGGCCACCCTACAGCCCAGCATGAGAAGATGCTCTGTGACAGCTGGTGTATTGAG GCCGCAGCCCGGGTCCGGGAGACCATGGCCGCTCTGCAGTCTGACCCGCAGCAACAGGAGCTCTTCCGGAACTTCAAAAGCATCTCTAAGGCCTTGGTAGAGCGAGGTGGCATGGTCACCAGCAACCCCCTCGGCTTCTGA